Proteins encoded by one window of Paraburkholderia sabiae:
- a CDS encoding LysR substrate-binding domain-containing protein, producing the protein MFEWMEMMEIRLEWLRAFRAIMQTGTATGATALVFRTQPQVSRMISGLESSLGFQLFTREGRRLIPTADGLRFYSHIEPLLANFDRLSGFAEDIKEKRGRPLVVAAEPFLLAHLVPSSVERMHRAEGTHFAIDLCVREVGLWVSRSNVDIAIVALPFTQTDLEQFSFAEVELVATLPEGHPLCDNEVIDITDLAAQPFIALRQTTLLRSQIDMAAVRLGKPFRPIMETGSGATACELVARGIGVSISDPVLASAYRERGVVARRLSMPLKVTYGFLVNPAAAGAQVVQMARHVLETAASLAGDFVSIQPSVFERMSGALSDRNRSATDDVVNWESMSNHHGNDEKQ; encoded by the coding sequence GTGTTTGAGTGGATGGAAATGATGGAGATCAGACTCGAATGGTTGAGGGCGTTCCGCGCCATCATGCAGACGGGAACAGCGACGGGAGCAACAGCGCTCGTATTTCGTACCCAACCTCAAGTTAGTCGAATGATTTCGGGTTTGGAGTCTTCGTTGGGCTTTCAGCTCTTCACTCGTGAAGGCCGGCGCTTGATTCCGACTGCCGACGGGCTTCGATTCTACTCGCACATCGAACCCCTACTAGCAAACTTCGACCGCCTCTCCGGCTTCGCGGAGGATATTAAGGAAAAAAGAGGTCGTCCGCTTGTCGTCGCCGCCGAACCTTTTTTACTCGCCCATCTCGTTCCCTCATCGGTTGAGCGCATGCACCGCGCTGAGGGTACGCATTTTGCAATTGATCTCTGTGTTAGAGAGGTTGGGCTCTGGGTCTCTCGCAGCAACGTAGACATCGCCATCGTCGCCCTGCCGTTTACGCAAACAGACCTCGAGCAGTTCAGCTTCGCGGAAGTAGAGCTAGTTGCCACGCTTCCGGAGGGACACCCGCTCTGCGACAACGAAGTCATCGACATCACTGATCTTGCGGCGCAACCGTTTATCGCGCTCAGACAGACGACGTTGCTACGCTCCCAGATCGATATGGCCGCAGTGCGACTTGGCAAGCCCTTTAGGCCGATTATGGAGACCGGCTCAGGTGCGACCGCGTGCGAGCTCGTAGCACGTGGGATCGGAGTGTCGATTTCGGACCCTGTTCTTGCCTCGGCTTACCGCGAACGTGGGGTGGTCGCACGGCGACTGTCCATGCCCCTGAAAGTCACCTACGGCTTTCTCGTGAATCCGGCAGCCGCTGGTGCTCAGGTCGTGCAGATGGCCCGGCATGTACTCGAAACTGCTGCCTCCCTCGCTGGCGACTTTGTATCGATCCAGCCATCCGTTTTCGAGCGGATGTCGGGCGCGTTGAGCGACCGCAACCGCTCGGCCACCGACGACGTAGTGAATTGGGAAAGCATGTCGAATCACCACGGGAATGATGAAAAGCAGTGA
- a CDS encoding aminotransferase class V-fold PLP-dependent enzyme, which yields MLVAEKQELSLPLTPFRDDSPLDLSLENVREVFPITRSRAYLNNASIAPASTLVMSAMDHFMSDVRDNGRNRYPLWCDYAETAIKGRVGAMIGAKASEIAFVKNTTEGLVTVANGLDWRKGDNVLLPDIEYPSNVYCWMKLAKLGVEIRWIKARNGRIELDDIAALMDSRTRLLSLSAVQFSNGFKQDLAAVSELCSKKKVLLNLDAIQWVGNQALNLAEIHVDFLSFGGHKWFLAPIGTGIFYCNEKSIDLLDPPSVGYHTVDRGEAHMDYILDYRPGAARFEEALVNFPGIWGLDAAVRMHLAVTPIAAQEKIASVVSYAAERLQSRGWRIISPRSHPGETSGLLSFTKESLDVEKVAKSMNSAGVDLAVRAGALRISPSFYNDESDIDRMMAALESC from the coding sequence ATGCTCGTAGCCGAAAAGCAGGAACTCAGCCTGCCACTTACGCCGTTCCGCGACGATTCGCCGCTTGACCTGTCGCTCGAAAACGTAAGAGAGGTGTTTCCGATCACCCGCAGCCGCGCTTACCTGAATAACGCTTCCATCGCCCCGGCCTCAACGCTTGTAATGTCGGCGATGGATCATTTTATGAGTGATGTTCGAGACAACGGACGAAACCGCTATCCGCTGTGGTGCGACTATGCGGAGACAGCCATCAAAGGGCGCGTGGGAGCAATGATCGGCGCTAAAGCTAGCGAGATCGCTTTCGTTAAGAACACCACGGAGGGCCTAGTGACCGTCGCCAACGGCTTGGATTGGCGCAAAGGCGATAATGTGCTCTTGCCTGACATCGAGTATCCCTCGAACGTTTACTGCTGGATGAAGCTGGCGAAGCTCGGCGTCGAGATCCGCTGGATCAAAGCAAGAAACGGTCGGATTGAGCTTGATGACATCGCTGCGTTGATGGACAGTCGTACCCGCCTCTTGTCGCTCAGCGCAGTACAATTTTCGAATGGGTTCAAGCAGGACCTCGCTGCTGTGTCGGAGCTCTGCTCCAAGAAGAAGGTGCTTCTGAATCTTGACGCCATCCAGTGGGTTGGCAATCAGGCCTTGAACCTAGCAGAGATACACGTTGATTTCCTGTCATTCGGCGGCCACAAATGGTTTCTCGCCCCGATTGGCACAGGTATCTTCTATTGCAACGAGAAGTCGATCGACCTGCTCGACCCGCCTAGCGTTGGATACCATACGGTTGATCGCGGGGAAGCCCACATGGACTACATCCTCGACTATCGCCCGGGCGCTGCACGATTCGAGGAGGCGTTGGTGAATTTTCCGGGGATCTGGGGGCTTGACGCGGCCGTTCGCATGCATCTTGCCGTTACACCGATCGCCGCTCAAGAGAAAATTGCTTCTGTCGTAAGCTACGCTGCCGAGCGATTGCAGTCTCGAGGGTGGCGCATCATCAGCCCGCGCAGCCATCCGGGTGAAACCTCTGGATTGCTTTCCTTCACGAAAGAAAGTCTTGACGTTGAGAAAGTGGCAAAGTCGATGAACTCTGCGGGAGTGGACCTAGCTGTTCGAGCGGGTGCCCTTCGTATTTCCCCGAGCTTCTACAACGACGAAAGCGACATCGACCGGATGATGGCGGCACTCGAAAGCTGCTGA
- a CDS encoding MFS transporter, translating to MLEESSRSVRPATDEGVGTTSASRSGTKGSWRADVLPKHWWALAAVVLGNVLDAFDVMVYAFALSTILHEWNLTTLQAGFLATVSLLACSIGGVVSGPVADKIGRKRSIVLCITVFTIFAGLSAFTQNLNQLAVTRAVLGLGWGGMWTVSVLLISESWPVKHRAKALSVMQAGWSLGYIGAAAASALVLPVFGWRTLFFLGVIPGLLIFWIIRHVDESPLYLRARAENRMKADYMQIFRGRMRRPTLMMCLISTLTMCGYWGLFTWLPGYLSLPLAKGGAGLSIAKSSGFLIPAMIAAWFGNAIFGVLADRFGRRPIFAVYVIVSCVMIYLLSSVRDETSLLVLSPFVGFFAAGAFAGFGPMLSEVFPTSCRGFGVGFCYNFGRGISSFAPAVIGLLSEWYGIGGALSITAGFYLLAAGAVFLVPETAGKELE from the coding sequence ATGTTGGAAGAATCGAGCCGGTCGGTGCGCCCCGCAACCGACGAAGGTGTAGGCACTACGAGCGCATCGCGCTCAGGAACGAAGGGGTCGTGGCGAGCTGACGTCCTTCCGAAGCATTGGTGGGCCCTTGCTGCTGTAGTGTTAGGGAACGTGCTCGATGCATTTGACGTCATGGTCTACGCTTTCGCGTTGTCAACCATCCTTCACGAATGGAACTTGACGACGCTTCAGGCAGGGTTCCTTGCAACCGTGTCACTTTTGGCGTGTTCGATTGGCGGTGTCGTGTCTGGACCAGTCGCCGACAAGATCGGTCGCAAGCGGTCCATCGTCCTCTGTATCACGGTCTTCACAATATTCGCAGGATTGAGCGCGTTCACCCAAAACCTTAATCAGCTTGCAGTAACGCGCGCCGTACTCGGACTCGGTTGGGGTGGGATGTGGACGGTTTCCGTGCTTCTTATTTCAGAATCGTGGCCAGTTAAGCACCGGGCAAAGGCGCTATCAGTAATGCAGGCTGGGTGGTCGCTCGGCTACATTGGCGCCGCGGCCGCCTCTGCACTGGTTCTTCCTGTTTTCGGTTGGCGGACGCTGTTCTTTCTAGGCGTGATCCCTGGTCTGCTCATTTTCTGGATCATCCGACACGTTGATGAGAGTCCGCTGTACCTCAGAGCTCGCGCGGAGAACCGCATGAAAGCGGACTACATGCAAATCTTCAGAGGCAGGATGCGTCGCCCGACGCTGATGATGTGTTTGATTAGCACCTTGACTATGTGCGGCTACTGGGGCCTTTTCACATGGCTTCCCGGCTATCTCAGCCTTCCGCTCGCGAAAGGCGGCGCAGGTCTGAGCATCGCAAAATCGTCCGGATTCTTGATCCCGGCCATGATCGCTGCGTGGTTCGGTAACGCAATCTTCGGCGTCTTGGCCGACAGGTTTGGCCGCCGCCCGATCTTCGCTGTGTACGTGATCGTCTCTTGCGTCATGATCTATTTGCTTTCTTCGGTACGAGACGAGACTTCGCTACTGGTGCTCTCGCCGTTCGTCGGGTTCTTCGCGGCTGGTGCCTTCGCCGGCTTCGGCCCAATGCTCTCTGAAGTGTTTCCTACGAGTTGCAGAGGCTTTGGCGTTGGCTTTTGCTACAACTTCGGCCGTGGAATTAGCTCTTTTGCTCCGGCAGTCATCGGTTTGCTTAGCGAGTGGTATGGCATCGGTGGCGCCCTCTCCATTACAGCAGGTTTCTACCTACTAGCTGCCGGCGCCGTTTTTCTTGTGCCCGAGACGGCTGGCAAGGAACTCGAATAG